A stretch of Aerococcaceae bacterium zg-252 DNA encodes these proteins:
- a CDS encoding YggT family protein gives MISIVTAAIQLVRIYQLLLAVYALMTWFPQARQTAVWNVIVRLVRPYLDIFDQIIPSVGGISFNVLIAYFVLDLVKMGIIQVASFF, from the coding sequence ATGATAAGTATTGTAACAGCTGCTATTCAATTGGTGCGAATATATCAGCTATTATTAGCAGTATATGCTTTAATGACATGGTTTCCACAAGCACGTCAAACGGCTGTATGGAATGTTATTGTGCGTCTGGTACGTCCGTACTTAGATATATTTGATCAAATTATTCCGTCAGTAGGTGGTATTAGTTTTAATGTATTGATTGCTTATTTTGTACTGGATTTAGTAAAAATGGGTATCATACAAGTAGCAAGCTTTTTTTAA
- a CDS encoding uracil-DNA glycosylase, with amino-acid sequence MTWKELLAPFWTSEQGIALNNAIENAYQTQTVFPHREDVFRAFELTPYDDVRVVIFGQDPYHNVGQAHGLAFSVPSNLSLPPSLKNIYKELADDLSIEMPTQGDLSSWARQGVLLLNTTLTVQAHQPNSHQHLGWQYFTDYVINVLNQHDESLIFVLWGKPAQSKRTKIDTARHFIIQAPHPSPLSAYRGFFGSQPFSQINKRLAKPIQWDSVLEMPK; translated from the coding sequence ATGACATGGAAAGAATTGCTCGCACCTTTTTGGACATCTGAACAAGGCATTGCATTAAATAATGCTATTGAGAATGCGTATCAAACGCAAACAGTTTTTCCACACCGAGAAGATGTCTTTCGTGCGTTTGAATTAACACCTTATGATGACGTGAGAGTGGTTATTTTTGGACAAGACCCCTACCATAATGTAGGGCAAGCACATGGATTAGCATTTTCAGTGCCGAGCAATCTCTCTCTGCCACCGTCTTTGAAAAATATTTATAAAGAATTGGCAGATGATTTATCAATTGAGATGCCGACACAAGGGGATTTATCATCGTGGGCACGACAAGGTGTTTTGCTATTGAACACAACTTTAACGGTTCAAGCACATCAGCCAAATTCGCATCAGCATTTGGGGTGGCAATATTTTACTGACTATGTAATCAATGTGTTAAACCAACATGATGAGTCGCTGATTTTTGTGTTGTGGGGTAAGCCAGCTCAATCGAAAAGGACTAAAATTGATACAGCTAGGCATTTCATTATTCAAGCACCACACCCAAGTCCTTTATCAGCTTATCGTGGCTTTTTTGGTAGTCAACCATTTTCACAAATTAATAAAAGATTAGCTAAACCAATACAATGGGATTCAGTTCTTGAAATGCCCAAATAA
- a CDS encoding rod shape-determining protein gives MALFGKERIGIDLGTANTLIYIENKGIALREPSIVARKKGTKEVVAFGREAEQLVGRTSENFEIIRPLRDGVIADFALTKLMLAYFIKKAIHRTVSKPDVVICVPSNISKVERRAVIDAIKDLGIRKAMIVDEPYAAAIGVGLNIYEPRGKMIVDIGSGTTDIAVISYGEIVKGKAIVYAGHKMNELIMDTVREDYQLAIGYQVADEIKCKIGNALYTTHDEQDKMLVKGRNIVTGMPDETVIRAQRISQVLDEVICPIITAIKQVFEETPPELAVDILDFGIILTGGGSLLKRLDERLYKELSIPVNLVDKPLDSVVSGAGKLLKEMERQSQQVERQAR, from the coding sequence ATGGCATTGTTTGGAAAAGAACGTATTGGAATTGATTTAGGCACTGCTAACACCTTAATTTATATTGAAAATAAAGGGATTGCCTTGCGTGAACCGTCGATAGTAGCACGAAAAAAGGGAACGAAAGAAGTTGTTGCTTTTGGTCGTGAGGCAGAACAATTAGTCGGAAGAACTTCAGAAAATTTTGAAATTATCCGACCATTGCGTGACGGAGTTATCGCTGATTTTGCTCTAACAAAATTAATGCTAGCTTATTTTATAAAAAAAGCGATTCATCGTACGGTATCGAAACCAGATGTCGTTATTTGTGTTCCAAGTAATATTTCAAAGGTGGAACGGCGAGCCGTTATTGATGCGATTAAAGATTTAGGTATTCGCAAAGCAATGATTGTCGATGAACCTTATGCAGCCGCTATCGGTGTTGGGTTAAATATTTATGAGCCACGTGGTAAAATGATTGTGGACATAGGTAGTGGCACAACTGATATTGCTGTTATCTCTTATGGTGAGATTGTTAAAGGAAAAGCGATTGTCTATGCTGGGCATAAAATGAATGAATTGATTATGGATACCGTTAGGGAAGACTATCAATTAGCGATTGGGTATCAAGTAGCAGATGAAATCAAATGTAAAATTGGTAATGCACTTTATACGACTCATGATGAGCAAGATAAGATGTTGGTAAAAGGTCGTAATATTGTTACGGGTATGCCAGATGAAACAGTGATACGAGCTCAACGGATTTCGCAAGTACTAGATGAAGTGATCTGTCCAATTATTACGGCTATTAAGCAAGTGTTTGAAGAAACTCCACCTGAATTAGCCGTTGATATTCTTGATTTTGGTATTATTTTAACAGGAGGCGGTTCATTATTGAAACGCTTGGACGAACGTCTGTACAAAGAATTGAGCATACCAGTAAATCTTGTGGATAAGCCACTTGATTCGGTTGTAAGCGGAGCTGGAAAATTATTAAAAGAAATGGAACGCCAATCTCAACAAGTGGAACGTCAAGCACGTTAA
- a CDS encoding RNA-binding protein, with the protein MNQDIYQHYGKEEKSFIDQVFGWMQQVENRYVPYLSGFLTPREAMITEQLVATNDDLSVSFNGGYENAERKRALIVPSYYEPSFADYNLCLLEVKFPVKFAEITHGRILGTVLSTGIDRQRIGDIMTDGTYWQLILDDTISEFIKTNVTKIGNVGVHLENIEIDSLLTSNEQWEITTIISSSMRLDALLSKVYNISRQRAKEAVAAGYVKMNFAEMSRGDIEVKLNDIVSLRKYGRFWVKSVDGVTKKDNYRLTVHVLSK; encoded by the coding sequence ATGAACCAAGATATATACCAGCATTATGGTAAAGAGGAAAAGAGTTTTATTGATCAAGTGTTTGGTTGGATGCAACAAGTAGAAAATCGCTATGTTCCTTATTTATCTGGTTTTTTAACACCTAGAGAGGCGATGATTACGGAACAGTTGGTTGCGACAAATGATGATTTATCGGTTTCTTTTAACGGAGGTTACGAGAATGCTGAACGTAAGCGTGCTTTGATTGTACCGTCTTATTATGAACCGTCATTTGCAGACTATAATTTGTGCTTATTAGAAGTGAAATTTCCAGTGAAATTTGCAGAAATTACTCATGGTCGCATACTGGGAACGGTATTATCAACTGGTATAGATAGACAGCGAATTGGCGATATTATGACAGACGGCACATATTGGCAATTGATTTTAGATGATACGATTAGCGAATTTATTAAAACGAATGTTACTAAAATCGGTAATGTTGGTGTCCATTTAGAAAACATTGAGATTGATTCCTTGTTAACTTCAAATGAACAATGGGAGATTACAACGATTATTTCTAGTTCAATGCGTTTAGATGCCTTATTGTCTAAAGTCTACAATATCTCGAGACAACGAGCAAAAGAGGCGGTGGCAGCAGGATATGTTAAAATGAATTTTGCTGAAATGAGTCGTGGCGATATTGAAGTGAAGTTGAATGATATAGTTTCGTTGCGAAAATATGGACGCTTTTGGGTAAAATCAGTTGACGGTGTGACCAAAAAAGATAATTATCGACTTACTGTCCATGTCTTGTCTAAATAA
- a CDS encoding DivIVA domain-containing protein encodes MALTPSEILHKEFSSKFRGYDPDEVNDFLDTIVAEFEKLTLSNKELTSQMSAMQDKLNYFQQLQDSLNNSIVIAQEAADRLKQNARKEAELILFEAEREADRLIMEATHRSESIISETEQLQSYGKEFREKLTNMVEAQLALINNTEYQPLFEAAPVLNSLNTVKATGSINERVDVLEQELAEEFQSTPVLEEMTFPTVESQPAQEEMFFPTVDSFDDFGTPDDLEVDESFDIEALMAKNEGPTIPKSVVGRTIRIDLPE; translated from the coding sequence GTGGCTTTAACACCATCAGAGATTTTACATAAAGAATTTAGCTCAAAATTTAGAGGCTATGATCCAGATGAGGTAAATGACTTTCTAGATACTATCGTAGCAGAATTTGAAAAATTAACCCTTTCAAATAAGGAATTAACGAGTCAAATGTCCGCTATGCAAGATAAATTAAATTATTTCCAACAATTACAAGATTCATTGAATAATTCAATTGTTATTGCTCAAGAAGCAGCAGACCGTTTAAAACAAAATGCACGCAAAGAAGCTGAATTAATTTTATTCGAGGCAGAGCGTGAAGCAGACCGTTTAATTATGGAAGCGACACATCGTTCTGAATCAATTATTAGTGAAACTGAACAATTACAATCTTACGGAAAAGAATTTCGTGAAAAATTAACGAATATGGTTGAAGCACAATTGGCGTTAATCAATAATACAGAATATCAACCATTATTTGAAGCAGCACCTGTTTTAAATTCACTGAATACAGTTAAGGCAACAGGTTCGATTAATGAGCGAGTGGATGTGTTAGAACAAGAATTGGCTGAAGAGTTTCAATCAACACCGGTTCTTGAAGAAATGACATTTCCAACTGTTGAGAGTCAACCAGCACAAGAAGAAATGTTTTTCCCAACAGTGGATAGTTTCGATGATTTTGGCACTCCTGATGATTTGGAAGTAGATGAGTCATTTGATATCGAAGCCTTAATGGCGAAAAATGAAGGGCCAACTATTCCAAAAAGTGTTGTTGGAAGAACGATTCGCATTGATTTACCAGAATAA
- the mreC gene encoding rod shape-determining protein MreC: MMNNKKMIGILLATIATVSLISFTMLNGANNLLTSAINDTASWTGRFFSEPVNMVVRFVNSVDNVINTFEENQQLKSKIDQVYELQVRVADLEAENEGMRKELNLVQTLSKYSVINSTVIARNPDQWMETLTIDVGSNKGVEVNMAVMAGNGLIGRVVEVNPTSSKVLLLTSEKSNAGMVSASIQTQSGSANGILSSYDRKSKHYIMTQVDPAAKIKAGDMVITSGLGGIIPSTLLIGEVESVKMDDYGLFQIVEIKPAGEMTDIRFVTVILREGQSDANEN, translated from the coding sequence ATAATGAATAATAAGAAAATGATTGGTATATTATTAGCGACCATTGCTACTGTATCATTAATTAGTTTTACGATGTTAAATGGGGCTAATAATTTATTAACCAGTGCAATCAATGATACAGCATCTTGGACAGGACGTTTTTTCTCAGAGCCAGTTAATATGGTGGTGCGTTTTGTTAATTCGGTTGATAATGTCATTAATACCTTTGAAGAAAATCAACAATTAAAATCAAAAATTGACCAAGTGTATGAACTTCAAGTGCGTGTGGCTGATTTAGAGGCAGAAAATGAGGGTATGCGTAAAGAATTAAATCTTGTGCAAACATTAAGCAAATATTCGGTTATCAATTCAACGGTTATTGCACGCAATCCGGATCAATGGATGGAAACATTAACGATTGATGTTGGTTCAAATAAAGGTGTTGAAGTCAATATGGCAGTCATGGCAGGTAACGGATTAATTGGACGTGTAGTAGAAGTCAATCCAACTAGTTCAAAAGTTTTATTATTGACATCAGAAAAATCAAATGCTGGAATGGTTTCGGCTAGTATTCAAACTCAATCAGGTTCAGCAAATGGTATTTTATCGTCCTATGATCGCAAATCTAAGCATTACATTATGACACAAGTTGATCCAGCAGCTAAAATTAAAGCTGGCGACATGGTAATTACTTCTGGTTTAGGTGGAATTATTCCAAGTACTTTATTGATTGGTGAAGTAGAATCGGTTAAAATGGACGATTATGGTTTATTCCAAATTGTTGAAATTAAACCAGCTGGAGAGATGACGGATATTCGCTTTGTAACGGTTATTTTGCGAGAAGGGCAGAGTGACGCCAATGAAAATTAA
- a CDS encoding QueT transporter family protein: MNHQTYRMENRTLDLVKSAIVIALYMTLTFLVAPVAFGPVQFRISEMLNYMGLYNRRYIYAVTLGVFLANFYQYGITDMVVGSLTTLVSFYISIWIGNRLVALNQRVKFFKYDEMLLKYIVTAVVFAAGCIVIALMLYLIGAEAAFWPTYLSLFISELLVMLLGMPIMYLISERIDFNE, encoded by the coding sequence ATGAATCATCAAACTTATCGTATGGAAAATCGTACTTTAGACTTAGTAAAGTCTGCCATTGTTATAGCGTTATATATGACGTTAACATTTCTTGTTGCCCCTGTTGCTTTTGGCCCTGTTCAATTTCGAATTTCAGAAATGCTGAACTATATGGGACTGTATAATCGTCGCTATATTTATGCTGTGACATTAGGTGTGTTTCTAGCTAATTTTTATCAATATGGTATAACGGATATGGTTGTCGGCAGCTTGACGACTTTGGTTTCTTTTTATATTAGTATTTGGATTGGTAACCGTTTGGTTGCATTGAATCAACGTGTTAAATTCTTTAAGTATGATGAAATGCTATTAAAATACATTGTAACAGCAGTTGTTTTTGCAGCAGGCTGTATCGTGATTGCGTTAATGCTATACTTAATTGGAGCAGAGGCTGCATTTTGGCCAACTTACCTTTCACTATTCATTAGTGAGTTATTGGTAATGTTATTAGGAATGCCGATTATGTATTTGATTAGTGAACGAATTGATTTTAATGAATAA
- a CDS encoding LysM peptidoglycan-binding domain-containing protein → MPILSRKVAVQMQKRRQKLDRMKRVYKTVNAGVVLFSAASVLQSVTTPTTVKAQDAITNTRLSKSQFLGFISEQARKIAASNDLYASVMIAQAALESGWGNSTLARAPHYNLFGIKGKYNNNSVTLQTLEDDGSGNYYSSNEEFRSYDGYASSLSDYASLLTGDNDPTNWRYNFYKGARVSQTSSYQDATAHLTGKYATDTRYGSKLNAIIEENNLTAYDTLRQSTAIVNPTETSTPVLRTAVNNTAATVTTQPSTSSSTYTVASGDTYWALSKRFGVSVADLQAMNAASGSSLYVGQTIKVPGQATSSSNTTSATTTTTTPTVSATTNRTETAKPATTTGQYTVNAGDTYWALSKRFGISVADLQAMNAASGSSLYVGQTIKVPGQTVNTTVSNTATVSAPTPPTPTRVTNTTPMTSAGSYTVVAGDTYWGIARRYGVSVNELIAANGNNSNYLPIGHKLVIPGASSVTATSVASAVSASTSSVTETQPTTVSAPVSSNTTGNYTVVAGDSLYGIAARHGISITQLMQANGLSQSSIIYPGQQLVVNGTAAVASTPVTTSVAPTSTPVIATPAPVVAPAAVAPAPTSVTPTGGSYTVVAGDTLYSLANRFGVSVDTLVANNGGSTNIRIGQVINY, encoded by the coding sequence GTGCCAATACTATCGAGAAAAGTTGCAGTTCAAATGCAAAAAAGAAGACAGAAACTAGATAGAATGAAACGAGTTTACAAAACAGTAAATGCTGGGGTCGTTTTATTTTCAGCAGCAAGCGTTTTGCAGTCGGTGACGACACCAACGACGGTTAAGGCACAAGATGCGATTACTAATACACGCCTATCTAAATCACAATTTTTAGGTTTTATTTCTGAACAAGCACGTAAAATTGCTGCATCGAATGATTTATATGCGTCGGTAATGATTGCACAAGCAGCACTAGAGTCTGGTTGGGGAAATTCAACTTTAGCACGTGCACCTCATTATAATTTATTTGGTATTAAAGGAAAGTACAATAATAATAGTGTAACATTACAAACGTTAGAGGATGACGGTTCTGGCAATTATTATAGTTCAAATGAAGAATTTAGAAGTTATGATGGCTATGCAAGTTCATTATCAGACTATGCCTCATTATTAACAGGGGATAATGACCCAACAAACTGGCGTTATAATTTTTACAAAGGGGCACGTGTGAGTCAAACTTCTAGTTATCAAGATGCGACGGCACATTTAACAGGTAAGTATGCCACAGATACACGTTATGGCTCAAAATTAAATGCTATTATTGAAGAAAATAATTTAACGGCTTATGATACATTACGCCAAAGTACAGCGATTGTGAATCCGACTGAAACGTCAACACCGGTATTGCGTACTGCTGTTAATAATACTGCAGCTACGGTTACTACTCAGCCTTCAACATCAAGCTCAACTTATACAGTTGCGTCAGGTGATACTTATTGGGCATTATCAAAACGCTTTGGTGTATCAGTAGCAGATTTGCAAGCAATGAATGCAGCATCTGGATCAAGTTTATATGTTGGTCAAACAATTAAGGTGCCAGGGCAAGCAACAAGTTCATCAAATACGACGAGTGCGACAACAACCACAACTACACCAACTGTTTCAGCAACAACTAATCGCACTGAAACAGCGAAACCAGCGACTACAACTGGGCAATACACAGTAAATGCTGGAGACACTTATTGGGCATTGTCAAAACGCTTTGGTATATCAGTAGCAGATTTGCAAGCGATGAATGCAGCATCTGGTTCGAGTTTATATGTTGGTCAAACAATTAAAGTGCCTGGTCAAACGGTTAATACGACAGTATCAAATACTGCTACAGTTTCAGCACCAACACCACCAACACCAACTCGTGTGACCAATACAACACCAATGACTTCAGCAGGTAGCTATACTGTTGTAGCAGGCGACACTTATTGGGGTATCGCTCGTCGCTACGGTGTGTCAGTGAATGAATTAATTGCAGCTAATGGTAATAATAGTAATTATTTACCAATAGGACATAAATTGGTAATCCCTGGTGCGTCTTCAGTGACTGCAACTTCAGTTGCATCGGCAGTATCAGCGAGCACATCATCAGTGACAGAAACACAACCGACGACTGTATCCGCACCGGTTTCTTCTAATACTACTGGTAATTATACTGTTGTAGCAGGTGATTCCTTATATGGAATTGCTGCTCGTCATGGTATTTCGATTACTCAGTTGATGCAAGCAAATGGTTTATCGCAATCAAGTATTATTTATCCAGGACAACAATTAGTTGTAAATGGTACGGCTGCGGTAGCAAGTACACCAGTGACAACGTCAGTTGCACCAACATCAACTCCAGTAATAGCGACACCAGCACCAGTGGTAGCACCGGCAGCAGTTGCACCAGCTCCAACAAGTGTTACACCAACTGGTGGTAGCTATACAGTTGTAGCAGGAGATACTTTATATAGTTTAGCAAACCGATTTGGTGTATCAGTTGATACATTAGTGGCGAATAATGGTGGTTCAACTAATATTCGTATCGGTCAAGTAATTAATTATTAG
- the rpmF gene encoding 50S ribosomal protein L32, giving the protein MAVPKRKTSKARKRSRRTHKGLSVPNISFDRTTGQWKVPHRIAEDGTYNGRTVISDEE; this is encoded by the coding sequence GTGGCAGTACCAAAACGAAAAACATCAAAAGCAAGAAAACGTTCAAGAAGAACACATAAAGGATTAAGCGTTCCAAATATTTCATTTGATCGTACGACAGGACAATGGAAAGTTCCACACCGTATCGCAGAAGACGGTACTTACAATGGTAGAACGGTTATTTCAGACGAAGAATAA
- a CDS encoding DUF2829 domain-containing protein has translation MTFEEILPQLKQGAKIIRKGWGGAEEYVELVPETQLNGQTMTPYFAIMVTGEGFSMFQPTVCDILATDWTIVND, from the coding sequence ATGACATTTGAAGAAATTTTACCACAATTAAAACAAGGTGCTAAAATCATTCGTAAAGGATGGGGTGGTGCTGAAGAGTATGTTGAATTAGTGCCAGAAACGCAGTTGAATGGACAAACAATGACACCCTATTTTGCAATTATGGTGACAGGTGAGGGATTCAGTATGTTTCAACCGACAGTGTGTGATATTTTAGCGACTGATTGGACGATTGTAAATGATTAA
- a CDS encoding class I SAM-dependent methyltransferase yields MLRALHYSHHLLNELVTKFPGGLFIDGTLGKGNDTLRILNHTDFTGEVFGFDIQQAAIEQSMEKIKEHPLAHHAHLLLDSHAHLSNHVGDQAIHGAIFNLGYLPGGDHSITTQFESTLQAIHAIQERLVPQGQLILVIYSGHPQGKIEKEKLFDALSQWPQEEFQVLQYGFINQRNNPPMLLVVEKL; encoded by the coding sequence ATGTTACGTGCCTTACATTATAGTCATCACTTACTTAATGAATTAGTTACAAAATTTCCAGGCGGACTTTTCATTGACGGTACATTGGGGAAAGGAAATGATACCTTAAGAATTTTAAATCACACTGATTTTACCGGAGAAGTATTTGGATTTGATATCCAACAAGCAGCCATTGAACAGTCTATGGAAAAAATCAAAGAACACCCACTGGCTCATCATGCACACTTACTTTTAGATAGCCATGCACACCTATCTAACCACGTTGGCGACCAAGCGATTCATGGGGCTATTTTCAATCTCGGTTATTTGCCTGGTGGCGACCATTCGATTACAACACAATTCGAATCTACTTTACAAGCAATCCATGCGATTCAAGAGCGATTAGTACCACAAGGACAACTAATTCTTGTCATCTATTCCGGTCACCCACAAGGCAAAATCGAAAAAGAAAAATTATTTGACGCACTTAGTCAGTGGCCACAAGAAGAATTCCAAGTATTACAATACGGCTTTATCAATCAACGTAACAATCCACCGATGTTATTAGTTGTTGAAAAGTTGTAA
- a CDS encoding transcriptional repressor: MNHHANEHFEREFGRHSEDTQQTVDHIISELKKKRIRITEPRKAIITYMVNSHSHPTAEEIYEDLLPDNPGMSFATIYNNLDILIEHGYVHEMKFSGVTSRYDFLGHQHFHIMCEKCGKVTDFPARDLELLKEDAKTHTGYVVRAASVEMFGICPSCQKEDKGV, translated from the coding sequence ATGAATCATCATGCAAATGAACATTTTGAACGAGAATTTGGAAGGCACAGTGAAGATACGCAACAAACGGTTGACCATATTATTTCAGAACTAAAGAAAAAGCGAATTCGCATAACAGAACCAAGAAAGGCTATCATTACTTATATGGTGAATAGTCACTCGCACCCTACTGCTGAAGAAATTTATGAGGACTTACTGCCAGATAATCCAGGTATGAGTTTTGCAACGATTTATAATAATTTGGATATTTTAATTGAACATGGTTATGTACACGAAATGAAATTTTCAGGGGTGACGAGTCGCTATGACTTTTTAGGGCATCAACATTTCCATATTATGTGTGAGAAATGTGGGAAAGTAACGGATTTTCCAGCTCGAGATCTTGAACTTCTTAAAGAAGATGCGAAGACACATACAGGGTATGTAGTGCGTGCTGCGAGTGTCGAAATGTTTGGAATTTGCCCAAGTTGTCAAAAGGAAGATAAAGGAGTTTAA
- the mreD gene encoding rod shape-determining protein MreD, translating into MKINRDRRVKWFLPFLLFISIIVDSALPAIFPVAFLGNGQTIVSQLALYFLTLFAFYFRDETIMLNALIFGLLTDSYNTTILGIYGALYLIIAYVIIKVKKYFPKNAAVHIMLLLVAITVCQFIVFVFYREFGYTTVTLTEFLATQLWPTIIFNVVLSFLMYFPAKGLLGWLGYENYIIL; encoded by the coding sequence ATGAAAATTAACCGTGACCGTCGAGTAAAATGGTTTTTACCATTCTTACTATTTATTAGTATTATCGTGGATTCTGCACTTCCTGCTATTTTTCCAGTAGCTTTTTTAGGCAATGGGCAAACCATTGTGTCACAATTAGCTTTGTATTTTTTAACATTGTTTGCTTTTTATTTTCGAGATGAGACCATTATGTTAAATGCGTTGATTTTTGGACTATTAACGGACTCTTATAATACGACAATTTTGGGAATATATGGTGCATTATACTTAATCATTGCTTATGTCATTATTAAAGTGAAAAAATATTTCCCGAAAAATGCAGCGGTGCATATCATGTTACTGTTAGTTGCGATTACAGTTTGCCAATTTATTGTATTTGTCTTTTATCGTGAATTTGGATATACAACGGTGACATTGACTGAATTTTTAGCGACACAATTATGGCCTACTATTATCTTTAATGTTGTGTTGTCATTCTTGATGTATTTCCCGGCTAAGGGTTTATTAGGCTGGTTAGGCTATGAAAATTATATTATTCTCTAA
- a CDS encoding 3-oxoacyl-ACP reductase codes for MINVSVKQEHFLPERLNVIVTGASSGIGLAQVQAFLNKGHQVVGVDCQPFPASVEVDMQSFNFIQADISQLEDAQLVLEFVNSVWDSVHVLCNTAGQLDQFKRIDTISLEDWEHFLNVNVTSQFLMCQAFIPKLLEQSASRIINMASIAGLTAGGGGVAYSAAKHAVVGLTKQLAYDYASTGLRVNAIAPGAIQTAMTQADFDNGGEMAQWVAEQTPMKRWAQPEEVANVTLFLASDAADYMQGTVLQLDGGWLIR; via the coding sequence ATGATTAATGTTTCGGTCAAGCAAGAACATTTTTTACCTGAACGATTAAATGTTATTGTAACTGGTGCGAGTTCGGGTATTGGCTTAGCACAAGTACAAGCCTTTTTAAATAAGGGACATCAAGTAGTAGGGGTGGATTGTCAACCTTTTCCGGCTAGTGTCGAAGTGGATATGCAGTCATTTAACTTTATTCAAGCAGATATTAGCCAATTAGAAGATGCCCAGCTAGTGCTTGAATTTGTTAATTCAGTATGGGACAGTGTACATGTTTTGTGTAATACAGCTGGACAACTCGACCAATTCAAGCGGATTGATACGATTTCATTGGAAGATTGGGAGCATTTCTTAAATGTCAATGTGACAAGTCAATTTTTAATGTGTCAAGCGTTCATTCCTAAATTATTAGAACAATCGGCAAGTCGCATTATTAATATGGCGTCAATTGCTGGCTTAACGGCAGGTGGTGGTGGTGTTGCCTATTCAGCTGCTAAACATGCCGTAGTGGGCTTAACCAAACAATTAGCTTATGATTATGCGAGTACAGGATTGCGAGTTAATGCAATTGCTCCAGGTGCTATCCAAACAGCAATGACACAAGCTGACTTTGACAATGGTGGCGAAATGGCACAATGGGTGGCTGAACAAACGCCAATGAAACGTTGGGCACAACCAGAAGAAGTAGCAAATGTCACTTTATTTTTAGCTAGTGATGCAGCAGATTATATGCAAGGAACAGTTTTGCAGCTTGACGGTGGTTGGTTAATTCGTTAA